Genomic segment of Bacteroidales bacterium:
ATCTATGTGTTTCTTTTGGTTTGTTTTATTCTCTATTCAATGATGTTCGGAGCGGCATTGCAAATGCCGCTCAGCTAGGTCATAATCACAATCATGTTTTTGATATAAAATATTCTCAATAAACCTTGATTGGGATAGAAAATTCCTTTTTTGTGTAATCACCTCCTTGAACTTTAACTTTAATGTCCTTTTCAGAAGACAAAGCTTTTTCTCCAATAACCACCCTCAATTCAAATTCCCATTTTTCGTCTGACGGTAAAGCAGGCATCATCAACCGAACTGTATTACCTGGTAACAATCGCAGATCAAATTGCTCATTCTTCTGAACACCCTTTCCATGTCCACCTTCAATAAATTGGATATTGCAAAAATCAGGGAATTGAATATGTACTCTTATATCCCTGATAATTCGATTGATTTTATTCTCAATAATAAAATGTACGATTTCATTAAAGTTAGGTGAAAATCGAATACCCCCATCTTGTTGAACCACAGACTCGTTATATGAGTTTCCCTTTGAATTGTTTTCCTTTGGGAACTTGAAATAAATTGGATCCCTGTACTGATCGAAATCAAGCTTACCTATTTGTTTGTCAATTGA
This window contains:
- a CDS encoding toll/interleukin-1 receptor domain-containing protein, with the translated sequence MLKVRQPKIFVSHATADKEIVNRIEHLLKQKGLSPYLAERSSIGRHLIDKLRNELEDSNMFLVVWTTNVESNSKPIIAFETGMAWTNKLPIFILKEESSQLDWFYEQVTDYVTFNKCDAKSIDKQIGKLDFDQYRDPIYFKFPKENNSKGNSYNESVVQQDGGIRFSPNFNEIVHFIIENKINRIIRDIRVHIQFPDFCNIQFIEGGHGKGVQKNEQFDLRLLPGNTVRLMMPALPSDEKWEFELRVVIGEKALSSEKDIKVKVQGGDYTKKEFSIPIKVY